The stretch of DNA ttgcccactgctgagcacgggcctcctctactactgagagggattaggccttagtccaccacgctggcctagtgcggattggtagacttaacacaccctcgaaattcctatagagaacttctcaggtatgcaggtttcctcacggtgttttccttcaccgttaaagcaagcgataatttacaaagcgaaaatttataatataacgcccttattcatagacattttattatctaaggacggagtaaagctgtggtaacaagtctgtttctcagtgcacACGGCATGggattgagatacaacaatattagccaatcacaacgccctatgtctacgcactgctaAAGCttccatgccgtcagcactgaggaACAGACTTGtaatcacagctttactccgtccttacaTAAAAATCGTCTATTAATAAGgggatatatatataaatatacttaaatattataatatcaccaGGTGGCGCGTCGCTCCCTCATGCTGTCCCTGATCGGCATCGTGATAAGCTCAGTGGACGCGACGTGGTCGGACGTGCGGTTCGGAGGCGTGCTGCAACGTCTCGCGGCGATGTACCTCATAGTGGGCGCTGTGGAGTGCGCCTTCATGAGGACCACGCAGAACATTACACCAGGTACGGTCAGCAATAAGAGTAACTGAGCATgtagcggtacaattagtatacataccgccatcttgtcaacatcagCGGAACTTCGAGATGACCTATGTGGTATTAACACAACTgtagtgatttatcgcatagcaatcgCGCAAGATGGCGACAGGCGATCTTGgattacgcttgcacaatttgagtgACGCGTtgtatatataccacctccgaataggaaccgtcggaggtgccgcggccggtcacaagcaAATCTGCCCGACTGGagatcttccccttccatagaggaacgtcaaccatctgttcctctacagaaTTTTTACATCCTTTACTTTTGTGTAGTTATAGAAGAGTTGGCTTTATTTtagatactggtggtaggtctctcatatgtgggtccgcctgggtaggaacCATCGCTATGTCTATATCTGCAgcgaagcagcagtgtgtaggcattgttgtgttccggtttgaaggacattgtagccaatataactactggacataatgagacttagcatctcatgtctcaggatggtgagcgcagtggaataccaaataatttgtaattcaaggtgttcgttcgatggtgtttctactgtttattggcggtcgtatcgcttactatcaggcgaacggcaaacgtgtctcgtcattcaaagtaataaaagaaaaacaatatttcaactcgtctttaaacttttgtgttctagtaaacaatcgttttttttatttagtaaaataattttcgaagAGTTGActtaattttagataaagataaaagaatatttcgattgaagttaacatgtagaaatgttttgaaattattcagctacttttgcgTCTGACTGTACATAACCATCTCTGTATACTCCTACTGCTAGGCATGGGCTACTAGACTATGTCTTACTTACCACGCTGGCATAATGCGGTTATCACTcacatctataatttttttataccgaCACATCAAACTGATTCCAATGCATTTGATGGTTAATAGTGTCCAATGTGTTATGTACGGTCCacatagtgtcgactgacgagaaaatcacccctcgccagtcgacacaattatgaaggtactagcttttgctcgtggcttcccCCGCCTGAAGGAGATTTccgatatcatttttttttcccgacttacttaatatgtatcgttacattatgattaaattatacaaaatcattataaattgtagctagTTATTCTGATGTTTAACCAATATGATGATCTGATGCCAGGGCCCGTTATCCAGATcctaataattgtttttgttatgcAGGACGTTCCCTGTTCCGTGACATCGCCGCTGGTTGGCAACAGTGGCTCGCTACTATCCTCCTGGTTGCCATACAggttaatacttatttaatttatctgtAGTAAAAGTGGTGTGACGCTGGATGAgaagagcggaggaccgagcaacgtggcgctctagaggaggcctatgttcagcagtggacagttgtaggctgatgagatgagatgagaaaGGTGGTGTgtgcttaattttaataatatttctgttttGTATTGTTATCGCACATAACATAAAATCTTGAATAGATTTCAGGGCAGTCTCCACTATAATGTAAAGTGAAATTGGAAAAAAAGCAACACAGCTGATAcattggatataaaatacatccaaatattgatacaatttattaattcttattaattagtttgcttaaatatataaaaatattttgtaagcgctataataatagataatatatgtttatactCAGGTGTGCATCACGCTGACAGTGCCGGCTCCAGGATGCCCGCGTGGGTACATGGGCCCCGGGGGGCTGCACCTATCGGCCGTCTCCAATGTGTCGCTGCAGAACTGCACCGCCGGTATTGCTGGATATATAGACAGGTACgtgaaaatgataaatatttagacTCTTGGGGACTACAACGGGTTGAATAGGAATGAAGGACTGTTTATCCCCCTGTaatggtaattaatttaaaaaaaatatctagtttggaaaaaaatatttcttttcctCTTTTGACTGCACATAAACATAAagaaaaggttttaaaaaaaataagcatttaaaatcagccatcataataaaaatatggttttaaaatattagacaGAATCTTATGATGTTCGCTGTATTGAAAGTCCAGTTAACTACAGACTAGAAAAAAACTCTAACTATGGTGCCCTTCTTCTTGTTTTAGACTGATCCTAGGCCCGACACATTTGTACCGCGGAGGTACTTTCAAGGAGTTATACAAGACGACGCTACCCCACGACCCCGAGGGCATCCTGGGCATCTTCTCTGGCGTGCTGGTGGTGCAGGCGGGAGCACACGCCACCAGGATCATGCTGGCTTACAACCACGCTAGGTcagtcgtttttttttatagtacaagCTTCAAACCATAGTGGCGTTAAAGTAAGAGTACATTTTTTCAAAGTTGTTTCAGTGTTAACGAGGGACaggttctaaatttaaaaatatattaagaatattgtTGTTAAGCGAAAaatacgaaattaataaaactagaaCCACATTTTGCCCCCCAAACAGTAATCCCGACTACGTTCCTGTATTTGGATTGTTAGCTTATTTATAGCAATACTCATATAGCTACACTTTTCCAGGGCCCGTATAATGCGCTGGGTGTTCTGGTCGATAATATTCGGAGTGTCCGGTGGAGCTTTGTGCATGTTCTCGAAGAATGGAGGCGTCATACCAGTGAACAAGAATCTGTGGTCCGTGTCGTACTGCTTGGTGACGTCATCGATGGCCTTCTTCATACAAGCCGCGCTGTATTTCATCGTAGATCTGAAAACCAAATGGGGCGGACGGCCTTTGTATTATGCTGGTGAGTGGAATCGATTTGCTCTAAAAGAATcgatttgtaaatttatcgatTTTAATTGGTATTTTTAGTGTTCGTGTCAGTCTACTAAACAGACGAATTGgtagttataattatgtaagttttaattaatcgtGGCTTATAAAAACCTAAGAATCGATTCATGACAAAATCGATTTTCTGTTACCCACTTTATGAAATGTTGTATCACCAGGTCAAAACGCGCTATTCCTGTACATCGGCAGCGAACTCCTGAAGCGTCATTTCCCGGTACATTGGAGGTTGGATGCGCCGGCGCACGCCACGCTACTGACCACCAACGCGGCCGCCATGCTCATATGGCTTGCCGTCGGCGTAGCGCTGCACAGGAAACGCGTCTTTATTAccatataaatatactatactatacatGTATAGAAATCGAGttgttctgtttgtttatgGAAATGAGTGTTTATTAACCAGTTTTTAGGGATTATTATCGTTCAGCAAGTTGAATAGTTAACACCTCGTAATGCAAAAGGATATTGTGTTTATTCCAATTTTAATACGGCagtgataacatttttttttcttagaaatAGAGGGATCTAAAGTTATTCTTTTAATGATGCCAGGCTCCACATTTTTATCCATTAGGTTTGAGGTTGGTTAGAAATTAAGAACCAGCGCCATTACATAAGCGGacatgtcattaaaatttttttttaataaatccttGGGTGTACTTGAATCTCTCAGAGATccgatattaaaaaatgttgagTAGGCTGCCGTATATATTAAATTCAGAATTCATTCTCaattaaaggatttttttagaaGTGATATGGATTTGATAATAAGTTATGTGTAAATGCCTCATCGATTATCGAAATTACAAGATATCTCGACAACGACTCGAATCGTCGAGAATAACGCGATCCATATcgataatgaaaataataaagttaatataaaattattttgtaggaatataaatatacagaTGATTTGTTGATAAgcgattttaataattgtattacacGAAATTGTATAGtagaatatgtataatatattatatatgtgggatggttaaaaaataatactattgcAATTGTTGccagttatatttttgttttcaattaaaaaaattatggacaTTGGGATGAAAATTGAATCTCTCAAACCCTTTTTTAATAAAGCACccgtatttaaaattatttaatgtatactCTATGGTCATTTAGTTTTCAGTATACGTATTGACGCAATTGGTTTTGTCTATGCTCCAAATTGTGATGACAGATCCTGCATCTatcttcattataatatatattatattttatttaaataactgacTTACAAGTTCAATGGTTAAAAATTACaaccaaattataaaaaataacaaaataacatttctgTTGGGGTACCCAAACTAAACTTGGTTTGTACCTACccctattaaatattattttttaactatccCAAAAAACCCTAATTGGTATGACTACACTACCATTGCTCAAATATTATAGAGCAATTAtatgatgtaataataaaacgCCAAAATGGTAGCCAGTTCAATTTGACTGTTCGAGATCTTATTCCATCgtattattagtataaaaagCATTTTCGTTGCTTGATTTCAGTCGGCAAATAACACCCCCTTTGTATAATCGTGGTGTAATCGGAtcgtattcaaaattttatcgTACGTTTAATCGTGTCGTATGCGTAAAGGCATTTTTTGACTGTGGAGTAATAAGAACGAAAAGCGAGAATGATTCCGATTTCAGAACGATTCTTAACGTCGCCGTGTCGTGTGCGAACATGTTGATGTATGCACTCATAACTCTTTAGGAGTGTTCGGAATATGCGAACCTTCGACCCGTTTCGAATCATTTGCGAATGGCCTTGATGTAGGTGATAGCCAACGCCatgagcgtcgccagccgatggcccaggggCGAGGGGGGGGGAcaatttgatatggagaatgagtaAAGTATGAATTgcaggtaaagtcgagagcataTGTTCCTCGCCCGCTCTACTAATAACAAAGTAGAGCGTACGAAATATTAAgcatggaattggtgaattcattccaGTTTTAAAGCCCCTGGGCAGCTGCCTTTCCTGCCCTCCTTTGGCGACTACCTTGTCCAACGCCCATGCAACATTGCCGGGAAAATTTTGAATACTTTTATGACGTTTAAAGTATGAAGTGAAGATTCAGAAGGAATAATTGTTGTCTTCTGGCAATATCATTTAGtgattattgaataaaatatctaatgctgatgcttaattttattaatatgttaaatacTAAGGATCATTCATGGGACTTAGAATATAGCGAGGTAGGGTCAGCATCAAATGAATGTATGTTGTCAGGAAGATATTCCACGATTTATCCCCGTTCACATTCATTTGATGCTGACTGTacgttatttatcaatatatttttatttttttatcatcccTAAAGTAATAATGCTCATACATTTTGTCACAATTTTGGATAAACTTTCtagacaaataaattatacattaatgtcATCTTTGCCTTCATTTGCCTTTAAAATgagttaaaatttacaataattatataaaggaACAAGTAgctattgttaataaaaaagttcAGATGTAAACtcggttttaatttaaaagatatttataaaaaagagtGGAAAAAACTATTGACAAGTTGAATGTGTGAAATATCCgaacttttatattaattattaaaatattgtacacaaTTTAAACATGTATTTCGGTATCGTACATTGATTCTGAATTAGACTAATCTATAAACGtgatacaataaattagttaagtttaaatgttgttttattttatggtaaaaatGCCAATAGAATTTATGTTATCATCGTTTAGTATACACGTActtgacttttattttatgtaagagGTTGGTGCGTGTAAAAAGTCATGTAAGGTAAAGGAAATATGAATGAAAGTATATGCAgcccaataaaaatataaatgatgcaGCCTATAACCCGTGTAGGTAATAATTGACACTGCTATATAGTCATATCATTGACCTTTAACAGAAatcaatca from Manduca sexta isolate Smith_Timp_Sample1 chromosome 4, JHU_Msex_v1.0, whole genome shotgun sequence encodes:
- the LOC115450328 gene encoding heparan-alpha-glucosaminide N-acetyltransferase, producing the protein MAYSSFQNVGSFVRECNNAKLRYDQACLQIITNEDISFWSQYEECEGCMLLETARFGSTDAVVVSTTSPLKYSIRNGFGEICNGMYQFGEYGQYSINVTEVVKEECPPRMTAEPDAAYLPILTTLVILLSMATMWYIVKGIGKRFVASRVYARYFAREDNELGSETRVLTVEVTAPRSPTRSRLRSLDIFRGFCIALMIFVNAGGGGYSIFSHSVWNGLSVADVVFPWFAFAMGEALVLSLNTRLRTAIPRTTALYQVARRSLMLSLIGIVISSVDATWSDVRFGGVLQRLAAMYLIVGAVECAFMRTTQNITPGRSLFRDIAAGWQQWLATILLVAIQVCITLTVPAPGCPRGYMGPGGLHLSAVSNVSLQNCTAGIAGYIDRLILGPTHLYRGGTFKELYKTTLPHDPEGILGIFSGVLVVQAGAHATRIMLAYNHARARIMRWVFWSIIFGVSGGALCMFSKNGGVIPVNKNLWSVSYCLVTSSMAFFIQAALYFIVDLKTKWGGRPLYYAGQNALFLYIGSELLKRHFPVHWRLDAPAHATLLTTNAAAMLIWLAVGVALHRKRVFITI